One Actinomadura viridis genomic region harbors:
- a CDS encoding TIGR03668 family PPOX class F420-dependent oxidoreductase yields MPPIPADDALRRLAAVPVLRLATADEEGRPHLVAVTFAMRRGTVYTAVDHKPKTTRELKRLSNIRANPRVSLLADHYEDDWDRLWWVRADGHAHVLDDPARMAEPVALLAARYEQYRARPPEGPVIAITIDRWTGWSAT; encoded by the coding sequence GTGCCTCCGATCCCCGCGGACGACGCCCTCCGCCGCCTGGCGGCGGTCCCGGTGCTCCGGCTCGCGACCGCCGACGAGGAGGGCCGCCCCCACCTGGTCGCGGTCACCTTCGCCATGCGCAGAGGCACCGTCTACACCGCCGTCGACCACAAGCCGAAGACCACCCGGGAGCTCAAGCGGCTGTCCAACATCCGCGCGAACCCCCGCGTCTCGCTCCTGGCCGACCACTACGAGGACGACTGGGACCGCCTGTGGTGGGTCCGGGCGGACGGCCACGCCCACGTGCTGGACGATCCGGCGCGGATGGCCGAGCCGGTCGCCCTGCTGGCCGCCCGCTACGAGCAGTACCGCGCACGGCCGCCCGAGGGGCCGGTCATCGCGATCACCATCGACCGCTGGACCGGCTGGTCGGCCACCTGA
- a CDS encoding class II aldolase/adducin family protein produces the protein MLLADERAALCGIGRRMAGSGLVTGASGNISVRAGDLVAVTPGGMMLDRMAPEDCPVLDLRGEPVEGERAPSSETPMHLAIYEVTGATAIVHTHSTYGTVVATTMTELPPIHYNTLALGGVVKVAEYATYGTPELAANVRAALEGGIGGGGMYAALMANHGGVALGRDLEEAYENARLLEWLCGVYVRARMIGEPRVLTEEQLRQVVERGLTPPGHTPGAPLA, from the coding sequence ATGTTGCTGGCGGACGAACGGGCGGCGCTGTGCGGGATCGGCCGGCGGATGGCCGGAAGCGGCCTGGTGACCGGGGCGAGCGGCAACATCAGCGTCCGCGCCGGCGACCTGGTCGCGGTCACGCCGGGCGGGATGATGCTCGACCGCATGGCCCCCGAGGACTGCCCGGTCCTCGACCTGCGCGGCGAGCCCGTGGAGGGGGAGCGGGCCCCCTCGTCCGAGACGCCCATGCACCTGGCGATCTACGAGGTCACCGGCGCCACCGCCATCGTGCACACCCACTCCACCTACGGCACGGTCGTCGCGACGACCATGACCGAGCTGCCGCCGATCCACTACAACACCCTCGCCCTCGGCGGCGTCGTCAAGGTGGCCGAGTACGCCACGTACGGCACCCCCGAGCTGGCGGCCAACGTCCGCGCGGCGCTGGAGGGCGGCATCGGGGGCGGCGGCATGTACGCCGCCCTCATGGCCAACCACGGCGGCGTCGCCCTCGGCCGCGACCTGGAGGAGGCGTACGAGAACGCCCGGCTCCTCGAATGGCTCTGCGGCGTCTACGTCCGGGCCCGCATGATCGGCGAACCCCGCGTCCTCACCGAGGAGCAGCTGCGCCAGGTCGTCGAGCGCGGCCTGACCCCGCCCGGCCACACGCCCGGGGCCCCGCTCGCCTGA
- a CDS encoding ACT domain-containing protein, with product MLLRIRIRLPDRPGSLGKVARILGAAGADVVQMAVLERDNGRALDDFTVAWPSGAGIDRLCDGLASVPGVEIVGIWPTAEPQGAFPDAALIGQLAADPERGPVTLVDAVPALLSADWAGLARTGPEGASLVHASLGGLGGVELPGLEPLRPRGLTSEEGTQYALCPVAAEQTVALVLVVARTGAPPFHRTEIFRLAQLVGAAEAVLGTGPSGGASADLVRSS from the coding sequence ATGCTGCTGCGGATTCGTATCAGGCTCCCCGACCGGCCGGGATCGCTCGGCAAGGTGGCGCGGATCCTGGGCGCGGCGGGGGCGGACGTCGTCCAGATGGCCGTGCTGGAGCGGGACAACGGACGTGCCCTGGACGACTTCACGGTCGCCTGGCCGTCCGGGGCGGGGATCGACCGCCTCTGCGACGGCCTGGCGTCCGTTCCGGGCGTGGAGATCGTGGGCATCTGGCCGACGGCCGAGCCGCAGGGGGCGTTCCCGGACGCCGCGCTGATCGGGCAGCTCGCGGCCGACCCCGAGCGGGGCCCGGTGACGCTGGTGGACGCGGTCCCGGCCCTGCTCAGCGCCGATTGGGCGGGGCTGGCCAGGACCGGGCCGGAGGGCGCGTCGCTGGTGCACGCCAGCCTGGGCGGGCTGGGCGGGGTGGAGCTTCCCGGGCTGGAGCCGCTGCGTCCCCGCGGCCTGACGTCGGAGGAGGGCACGCAGTACGCCCTGTGCCCGGTCGCGGCCGAGCAGACCGTCGCCCTGGTCCTGGTGGTCGCGCGTACGGGCGCCCCGCCGTTCCACCGCACCGAGATCTTCCGGCTCGCGCAGCTGGTCGGGGCGGCCGAGGCGGTGCTCGGTACGGGCCCCTCGGGCGGCGCCTCCGCTGATCTGGTACGTAGCTCGTAA
- a CDS encoding nucleotide exchange factor GrpE, which produces MSSARDRRVSGESSPTPPASPHAPAEDGEARHEPGAEIPSPPPDPSAGDEAREEILTALAALAKQLEREHERAAHRERVIDRLHEENQGLRRGELQAVLDPVRAALYRLHDLARREAERWAAPEPPEPAHAAALLAAMADEVADALARTGVERFTVEPGEPYDPVRHRPVAVEPVTDPAADGTVVAVRTDGFERDGRVVRKAEVGVGKTAEPAGPSGPSSPREDGRGETMKPRP; this is translated from the coding sequence GTGTCGAGCGCCCGGGATCGCCGAGTCAGCGGGGAGTCCTCCCCCACCCCACCGGCATCGCCCCATGCCCCGGCCGAGGACGGCGAGGCCCGGCACGAGCCCGGCGCCGAGATCCCGTCCCCGCCGCCGGACCCGTCCGCGGGGGACGAGGCCCGGGAGGAGATCCTCACCGCCCTGGCCGCGCTCGCCAAGCAGCTGGAACGCGAGCACGAGCGGGCCGCCCACCGTGAGAGGGTCATCGATCGCCTGCACGAGGAGAACCAGGGCCTGCGCCGCGGCGAGCTGCAGGCCGTTCTCGACCCGGTCCGCGCCGCCCTGTACCGCCTGCACGACCTGGCGCGGCGCGAGGCCGAGCGGTGGGCCGCCCCCGAGCCCCCCGAGCCCGCGCACGCCGCCGCCCTGCTGGCCGCGATGGCCGACGAGGTCGCCGACGCGCTGGCCCGTACCGGTGTGGAGCGTTTCACCGTGGAGCCGGGCGAGCCCTACGACCCGGTCCGGCACCGCCCCGTCGCCGTCGAGCCCGTCACCGATCCCGCCGCCGACGGCACCGTGGTCGCCGTCCGCACCGACGGTTTCGAACGCGACGGCCGCGTCGTCCGCAAGGCCGAGGTCGGCGTCGGCAAGACCGCCGAACCCGCCGGACCGAGTGGGCCGAGTTCCCCGCGCGAGGACGGGCGAGGCGAGACCATGAAACCCAGGCCGTGA
- a CDS encoding Hsp70 family protein: MAVYGIDLGTTYSCIASIDDVGRPTVLRNLEGTDTTPSVVYFESGDNVVVGATAKDTAVLEPDKVVSLIKRDMGRDVTRRIGGFDYTPEELSAFILLKLATDARTTDGEEARDVVVTVPAYFGAAERDATRKAGRIAGLNVIDIVSEPIAAAITYGVLNPEADRTILVYDLGGGTFDTTVIALRGGHIEVVCTDGDHELGGADWDARVVEYLAERFRAEHPDAGDPLDDKQTEQQLRRDAEDAKKALTTRTTHTVRVMHDGRVAAVEVTRERLEDLTRDLLDRTIEITGRTLATAADKGVEDYDDLVLVGGSTKMPVVAARLETELGLKPRLQDPDLAVAKGAALYAFEETYRRLLAAGDRDGAEQMAGRAGLSADQQRQIAARQIKTVASHAFGIVVVDRESGAEHVAHLVHANDELPAARTEDFFTVYDDQTSADIRVMEQAGSVESAELIDNTEIATGDIRVPGGKKAGWPIEVTFALDSSGLLNVTAVEKETGERLELKVDVGGMSEEEVEQSRRALSRVQVT, from the coding sequence ATGGCCGTCTACGGGATCGACCTGGGAACCACCTATTCCTGTATTGCCTCCATCGACGATGTGGGACGGCCCACGGTCCTGCGCAACCTGGAGGGCACCGACACCACGCCGTCGGTGGTCTACTTCGAGAGCGGCGACAACGTGGTCGTGGGCGCCACCGCCAAGGACACCGCGGTCCTGGAGCCCGACAAGGTGGTCAGCCTGATCAAACGGGACATGGGCCGCGACGTCACCCGGCGGATCGGCGGGTTCGACTACACGCCCGAGGAGCTGTCGGCGTTCATCCTGCTGAAACTGGCGACCGACGCGCGCACCACCGACGGCGAGGAGGCCCGCGACGTCGTGGTGACCGTCCCCGCCTACTTCGGCGCGGCCGAACGGGACGCCACCCGCAAGGCGGGCCGGATCGCCGGGCTCAACGTCATCGACATCGTGTCCGAGCCGATCGCCGCCGCGATCACCTACGGGGTGCTGAACCCCGAGGCCGACCGCACGATCCTGGTGTACGACCTGGGCGGCGGCACGTTCGACACCACCGTGATCGCGCTGCGCGGCGGGCACATCGAGGTGGTGTGCACCGACGGCGACCACGAGCTGGGCGGCGCCGACTGGGACGCCCGCGTGGTCGAGTACCTGGCCGAGCGGTTCCGCGCCGAGCATCCCGACGCCGGCGACCCGCTCGACGACAAGCAGACCGAGCAGCAGCTGCGCCGCGACGCCGAGGACGCCAAGAAGGCCCTCACCACGCGCACCACGCACACCGTGCGGGTGATGCACGACGGCCGGGTGGCGGCCGTGGAGGTCACCCGGGAACGGCTGGAGGACCTCACCCGCGACCTGCTGGACCGGACGATCGAGATCACCGGCCGTACCCTCGCCACCGCCGCCGACAAGGGCGTCGAGGACTACGACGACCTGGTGCTGGTGGGCGGCTCCACCAAGATGCCGGTGGTGGCGGCGCGGCTGGAGACCGAGCTGGGCCTCAAACCCCGCCTCCAGGACCCCGACCTGGCCGTGGCCAAGGGCGCGGCGCTGTACGCGTTCGAGGAGACCTACCGGCGGCTGCTGGCCGCCGGTGACCGCGACGGCGCCGAGCAGATGGCGGGCCGCGCCGGCCTGTCGGCCGACCAGCAGCGCCAGATCGCCGCCCGCCAGATCAAGACGGTGGCCTCGCACGCGTTCGGCATCGTGGTGGTGGACCGCGAGTCGGGCGCCGAGCACGTCGCGCACCTCGTCCACGCCAACGACGAGCTGCCCGCCGCCCGCACCGAGGACTTCTTCACCGTCTACGACGACCAGACCTCGGCCGACATCCGGGTGATGGAGCAGGCCGGCAGCGTCGAGTCCGCCGAGCTGATCGACAACACCGAGATCGCGACCGGCGACATCCGCGTCCCGGGCGGCAAGAAGGCGGGCTGGCCCATCGAGGTCACGTTCGCGCTCGACTCCTCGGGCCTCCTCAACGTCACCGCGGTCGAGAAGGAGACCGGCGAGCGCCTGGAGCTGAAGGTCGACGTCGGCGGCATGTCCGAAGAGGAGGTCGAGCAGTCCCGCCGCGCCCTCTCCCGCGTCCAGGTCACCTGA
- a CDS encoding TRAFAC clade GTPase domain-containing protein has protein sequence MPLASRVPLPGVRSRQGLTCPYCFAVVAQGRIPFRCRGRAGRRQGCDPVLDRRLADYLGSTAGASLPPVFAAPGRRGHAPCPDCGQPTGARVCPECHNPLPSAYVDSPGRIVALVGAKNAGKSTYIAVLLHELMNRVGTELDASLVACDDRTIERYKRDFARPLLEERRLLPTTASAATGPREPLVYLLTRTRRARFAPGRLARSRNDSLALVLFDTAGEDLRSREVRDLHLRYLEAADAIIFLVDPLELPGARAAVVEAAPGLPAVPGDDPDSEPINIIARVTEALRQRHGTRPGEPLSVPVAVALTKIDVLRPALLRQSALHRSRAGAGVLDLDDREAVDAQVRALLHEWQAGQLDTYLRQQYADHALFGISALGGVPEGGRVGAGGVRPYRAEDPLLWLLYRFGMLDGLRPGSGDGNGGGSGPAAGGPAGPSPFQGR, from the coding sequence GTGCCGCTAGCGTCGCGGGTGCCGTTGCCCGGTGTACGTTCCCGCCAGGGCCTGACCTGCCCGTACTGTTTCGCCGTGGTGGCGCAGGGACGGATCCCGTTCCGCTGCCGGGGGCGCGCGGGACGCCGCCAGGGCTGCGATCCGGTGCTGGACCGCCGGCTGGCCGACTATCTCGGGTCCACGGCGGGCGCGTCGCTGCCGCCGGTGTTCGCGGCGCCGGGGCGCAGGGGCCACGCGCCGTGCCCCGACTGCGGGCAGCCGACCGGTGCCCGGGTGTGCCCGGAGTGCCACAATCCGCTGCCGTCGGCGTACGTCGACTCCCCGGGCCGGATCGTCGCGCTGGTCGGGGCCAAGAACGCGGGCAAGAGCACCTACATCGCGGTGCTGCTGCACGAGCTGATGAACCGGGTCGGCACGGAGCTGGACGCGTCGCTGGTGGCGTGCGACGACCGGACGATCGAGCGGTACAAGCGCGACTTCGCCCGGCCCCTGCTGGAGGAGCGGCGGCTGCTGCCGACGACCGCGAGCGCCGCGACCGGGCCGCGGGAGCCGCTGGTGTACCTGCTGACCCGGACCCGGCGGGCGCGGTTCGCGCCGGGGCGGCTGGCGCGTTCGCGCAACGACTCGCTGGCGCTGGTGCTGTTCGACACCGCGGGCGAGGACCTGCGCAGCCGCGAGGTCCGCGATCTGCATCTGCGCTACCTGGAGGCGGCGGACGCGATCATCTTCCTGGTCGATCCGCTGGAGCTGCCGGGCGCGCGGGCCGCGGTGGTGGAGGCCGCGCCGGGCCTGCCCGCGGTGCCGGGGGACGACCCGGACAGCGAGCCGATCAACATCATCGCGCGGGTCACCGAGGCGCTGCGGCAGCGGCACGGGACCCGTCCGGGCGAGCCGCTGTCGGTGCCGGTGGCGGTGGCGCTGACCAAGATCGACGTGCTGCGGCCCGCGCTGCTGCGGCAGTCGGCGCTGCACCGTTCGCGCGCCGGCGCGGGCGTGCTGGACCTGGACGACAGGGAGGCGGTGGACGCGCAGGTCCGCGCGCTGCTGCACGAGTGGCAGGCCGGTCAGCTGGACACCTACCTGCGCCAGCAGTACGCCGACCACGCGCTGTTCGGCATCTCCGCGCTGGGCGGGGTGCCCGAGGGCGGGCGGGTCGGGGCGGGCGGCGTGCGGCCGTACCGGGCCGAGGACCCGTTGCTGTGGCTGCTGTACCGGTTCGGGATGCTCGACGGGCTGCGGCCGGGCTCGGGGGACGGGAACGGCGGCGGGTCCGGGCCCGCGGCGGGTGGCCCGGCGGGGCCCTCGCCGTTCCAGGGGAGGTGA
- a CDS encoding TRAFAC clade GTPase domain-containing protein, producing MHPLVMLLLAAAWVGAMWLGFMVVFPVLFPTTLVVAGVAALGLYYLHACRTLGPSTVKGPSPVAEPEISYRHYLLGQVWQDWWTITRTVAPRVWTTASGTVVLLTKTLLGGPWGFFTFPVWLALCAGIAAAAVPAAALGAALTVLYGVVAAVGLAAWLVCALLLAAVERVFMAYGRILQTCPHPFCYEKIALPVYECPGCGARHPRLTPGPAGAFRHVCRCGARLPTTVFLGRFRLAAYCPHCAGRLPERIGRVRVEPLPFVGGPAAGKTTFMVLGIRALHARAQALGGRLAFVERRHAEAYAGAVRELERGGRAAKTGPELPLATMVDVDLPGRARRILYLFDPAGEHFTGATEVESLRYLDHGEALLFVVDPFALPQVRRALTEEERRRVERSAASSEEDPADTLQRVLNELRSRPDRGRRKRVAVIVTKIDLLAGTDIGRTAAAPPAPSQDTQAAAGAPGAPALPDAPGRVSAGPGPDPERDGAPDGDAVLRRWLDHVGLGNTVRALDQAAGQVRYFGSGLATDPGEVADLLGWASGLAPDRRRTAAEPGRDLPGTAPLRAPWPVRGRDATRVPAGYQAGRWAVLAGLSVLTVAALTGAAIAAAQRFSLPF from the coding sequence GTGCACCCCCTCGTCATGCTCCTGCTCGCCGCCGCGTGGGTGGGCGCGATGTGGCTCGGGTTCATGGTGGTGTTCCCGGTCCTGTTCCCGACCACGCTGGTCGTCGCGGGCGTCGCCGCGCTCGGCCTGTACTACCTGCACGCCTGCCGGACGCTGGGGCCGTCCACCGTGAAGGGCCCCTCCCCCGTGGCGGAGCCGGAGATCTCCTACCGGCACTACCTCCTCGGCCAGGTCTGGCAGGACTGGTGGACCATCACCCGTACGGTGGCCCCCCGCGTCTGGACGACCGCGTCCGGCACCGTGGTGCTCCTGACCAAGACGCTGCTCGGCGGGCCGTGGGGGTTCTTCACGTTCCCCGTGTGGCTGGCCCTGTGCGCCGGTATCGCGGCGGCGGCGGTCCCGGCCGCCGCGCTCGGGGCGGCGCTCACGGTGCTGTACGGGGTCGTCGCCGCGGTCGGCCTCGCCGCGTGGCTGGTGTGCGCGCTCCTGCTGGCCGCCGTGGAACGGGTCTTCATGGCCTACGGGCGGATCCTGCAGACCTGCCCGCACCCCTTCTGCTACGAGAAGATCGCCCTGCCGGTGTACGAGTGCCCGGGGTGCGGGGCGCGGCATCCGCGGCTCACCCCCGGCCCGGCGGGCGCGTTCCGGCACGTGTGCCGCTGCGGCGCGCGGCTGCCCACGACGGTGTTCCTCGGCCGCTTCCGCCTGGCGGCGTACTGCCCGCACTGCGCGGGCCGCCTGCCTGAACGGATCGGGCGGGTGCGGGTGGAGCCGCTGCCCTTCGTGGGCGGCCCGGCGGCGGGCAAGACGACGTTCATGGTGCTGGGCATCCGCGCCCTGCACGCCCGCGCCCAGGCACTCGGCGGGCGGCTGGCCTTCGTCGAGCGGCGGCACGCGGAGGCGTACGCGGGGGCGGTCCGCGAGCTGGAGCGCGGCGGCCGTGCCGCCAAGACCGGGCCGGAGCTTCCGCTGGCCACCATGGTGGACGTGGACCTGCCCGGCCGCGCCCGGCGGATCCTCTACCTGTTCGACCCGGCCGGGGAGCACTTCACGGGGGCGACCGAGGTGGAGTCGCTGCGCTACCTGGACCACGGCGAGGCGCTGCTGTTCGTCGTGGATCCGTTCGCGCTGCCGCAGGTCCGCCGCGCCCTCACCGAGGAGGAACGGCGGCGGGTGGAGCGTTCGGCGGCGTCGTCGGAGGAGGACCCCGCCGACACGCTGCAGCGCGTCCTGAACGAGCTGCGGTCCCGGCCCGACCGGGGGCGCCGGAAGCGGGTCGCGGTCATCGTCACCAAGATCGACCTGCTGGCCGGGACGGACATCGGCCGCACGGCCGCCGCGCCGCCCGCCCCGTCCCAGGACACCCAGGCTGCTGCGGGTGCTCCGGGTGCTCCGGCACTCCCGGACGCTCCGGGCCGTGTCTCCGCCGGCCCCGGCCCGGATCCGGAGCGGGACGGGGCGCCGGACGGGGACGCCGTCCTGCGCCGCTGGCTCGACCACGTCGGCCTGGGCAACACCGTCCGCGCGCTCGACCAGGCCGCCGGGCAGGTGCGCTACTTCGGTTCCGGGCTGGCCACCGACCCCGGCGAGGTGGCCGATCTGCTGGGCTGGGCGTCGGGCCTGGCCCCCGACCGGCGGCGGACCGCCGCCGAGCCCGGCCGCGACCTGCCCGGCACCGCCCCGCTCCGCGCCCCCTGGCCCGTACGGGGCCGTGACGCCACCCGCGTCCCCGCCGGGTACCAGGCCGGGCGCTGGGCCGTCCTGGCCGGCCTGTCCGTCCTCACCGTGGCCGCCCTCACCGGCGCCGCCATCGCCGCCGCCCAGCGCTTCTCCCTGCCGTTCTGA
- a CDS encoding SAM-dependent methyltransferase, translating to MDGRDGHDEGTEGIDEGVPNVARIYDYLLGGKDHYAADRAAAERLLEAAPETALTVRENRAFLRRAVTRLARAGIRQFVDIGAGLPTQANVHEVARRVAPDARVVYADIDPVVVAHGRALLASAPGVTVVEGDVREPERILADPAARELIDPAEPVAVLLLAVLHFVTDKEDPAGIVARLHAAMAPGSVLVISHVTSEGNRPEAAGTARSVYDRSTASIALRTREEIAALAGDFTWEEPGLVYAPEWRPDERREVDPAATFLFAGIARR from the coding sequence ATGGACGGACGCGACGGGCACGACGAGGGCACCGAGGGCATCGACGAGGGCGTGCCGAACGTCGCCCGGATCTACGACTACCTGCTCGGCGGCAAGGACCACTACGCCGCCGACCGGGCGGCGGCCGAACGGCTGCTGGAGGCCGCGCCGGAGACCGCCCTCACCGTGCGGGAGAACCGGGCGTTCCTGCGCCGCGCCGTGACGCGGCTGGCGCGGGCGGGCATCCGGCAGTTCGTCGACATCGGCGCCGGGCTGCCCACGCAGGCCAACGTGCACGAGGTCGCGCGGCGGGTGGCGCCGGACGCGCGGGTCGTCTACGCCGACATCGACCCGGTGGTGGTCGCGCACGGGCGGGCGCTGCTGGCCTCCGCGCCGGGCGTGACCGTCGTGGAGGGCGACGTGCGCGAGCCGGAACGGATCCTGGCCGACCCCGCGGCGCGCGAGCTGATCGACCCCGCCGAGCCGGTGGCGGTGCTGCTGCTGGCGGTGCTGCACTTCGTCACCGACAAGGAGGACCCGGCCGGGATCGTCGCCCGGCTGCACGCGGCCATGGCGCCCGGCAGCGTCCTGGTGATCAGCCATGTCACCAGCGAGGGCAACCGGCCCGAGGCGGCCGGGACCGCCAGGAGCGTCTACGACCGGTCCACCGCGTCCATCGCGCTGCGCACCCGGGAGGAGATCGCCGCCCTCGCCGGCGACTTCACCTGGGAGGAGCCCGGGCTGGTCTACGCGCCCGAGTGGCGTCCGGACGAGCGGCGCGAGGTGGACCCGGCCGCCACCTTCCTGTTCGCCGGGATCGCCCGCCGCTGA
- a CDS encoding cytochrome P450 encodes MTSTAREGGRNGMALDTPGGRTPGTDRRGWAWPELPPGELGPPSPRFAVRHAEAPLAPLTLPSGDRIRAVARHEDIRTVLAHSAASRNLRYEGAPRLTKGMSLEDNPTSILNMDPPEHTRLRRILSGTFTPRQIEGWRPRVAEITAGLVDGLAAAGGPADLVEAFAFPLPSLVICELMGVPARDQPRFRRWTELFLSTADASADDRMAAAMEFAGYAAELVAAHRERPGDDLIDMLVQARDADDRLSEDELVGLVFGLILAGHETTAAQISRGALRLLSHPERWAALAADPALVPAAVEEILRYDGPGGYGVLRRMTERVELSGGAVEAGEAVFLLLPAGNLDPEVFPDPESFEVTRFAGERTADGAWERARRPHLSFGHGPHYCLGANLARMELQEAFGALATRLPGLRLAGPATAVPWIGEAVIHRPAEVPVTTAAEAPAAPANG; translated from the coding sequence ATGACATCCACGGCACGCGAGGGCGGGAGGAACGGCATGGCCCTGGACACCCCCGGCGGACGGACGCCGGGCACGGACCGGCGCGGCTGGGCCTGGCCCGAGCTACCACCGGGCGAGCTGGGACCGCCGTCCCCGCGGTTCGCCGTCCGGCACGCGGAGGCGCCGCTGGCCCCGCTGACGCTGCCCAGCGGCGACCGGATCCGCGCGGTCGCCCGGCACGAGGACATCCGTACCGTCCTGGCGCACTCGGCGGCGAGCCGGAACCTGCGCTACGAGGGCGCCCCGCGGCTGACCAAGGGGATGAGCCTGGAGGACAATCCCACCTCGATCCTCAACATGGACCCGCCGGAGCACACCCGCCTGCGCCGCATCCTGTCGGGCACGTTCACCCCCCGCCAGATCGAGGGCTGGCGGCCCCGGGTCGCCGAGATCACGGCCGGGCTGGTCGACGGCCTCGCCGCGGCGGGCGGCCCGGCCGACCTGGTCGAGGCGTTCGCCTTCCCGCTGCCGAGCCTGGTCATCTGCGAGCTGATGGGCGTGCCCGCCCGCGACCAGCCGCGGTTCCGGCGGTGGACCGAGCTGTTCCTGTCCACCGCGGACGCGTCCGCCGACGACCGGATGGCCGCCGCGATGGAGTTCGCCGGGTACGCGGCGGAGCTGGTCGCGGCCCATCGCGAGCGGCCCGGCGACGACCTGATCGACATGCTGGTGCAGGCCCGCGACGCCGATGACCGGCTCAGCGAGGACGAGCTGGTCGGCCTGGTCTTCGGGCTGATCCTGGCCGGCCACGAGACCACCGCCGCGCAGATCTCGCGGGGCGCGCTGCGGCTGCTGAGCCACCCCGAGCGCTGGGCCGCGCTGGCGGCCGACCCCGCGCTGGTCCCGGCGGCGGTGGAGGAGATCCTGCGCTACGACGGGCCCGGAGGGTACGGGGTGCTGCGCCGGATGACCGAGCGGGTGGAGCTGTCGGGCGGCGCGGTCGAGGCGGGCGAGGCGGTGTTCCTGCTGCTCCCGGCGGGCAACCTGGACCCGGAGGTCTTCCCCGACCCGGAGAGCTTCGAGGTGACCCGGTTCGCCGGGGAACGCACCGCCGACGGCGCCTGGGAGAGGGCGCGCCGCCCCCATCTCAGCTTCGGTCACGGCCCGCACTACTGCCTGGGGGCCAACCTCGCCCGGATGGAGCTGCAGGAGGCGTTCGGGGCGCTGGCCACCCGCCTCCCCGGGCTGCGCCTGGCGGGCCCCGCCACGGCCGTCCCCTGGATCGGCGAGGCGGTCATCCACCGCCCGGCCGAGGTGCCGGTCACCACCGCCGCCGAGGCGCCCGCCGCCCCCGCGAACGGGTGA
- a CDS encoding malonic semialdehyde reductase, whose protein sequence is MATLPSDPQAPTGRTPADADGEVLDETARDLLFREARTANSFTAEPVTDEQVREIYELVKWGPTAMNSQPLRLVAVRSPEARARLVPLMAEGNRAKTASAPLTLIVTADTDFHEHLPATFPHKRDARESLAAHPGRERIARFNASIQLGYLILGVRAIGLAAGPMAGFDAEGVKKEFLADGNQQPVAVVNIGRPGPDAWFPRNPRLEYEQVVRTI, encoded by the coding sequence ATGGCGACGCTCCCGAGCGACCCTCAGGCCCCCACTGGCCGGACCCCGGCCGACGCGGACGGCGAGGTCCTGGACGAGACCGCACGGGACCTGCTGTTCCGCGAGGCCCGCACCGCCAACTCCTTCACCGCCGAGCCGGTCACCGACGAGCAGGTCCGGGAGATCTACGAGCTGGTCAAGTGGGGCCCGACCGCGATGAACAGCCAGCCGCTGCGGCTGGTGGCGGTGCGCTCCCCCGAGGCCCGCGCGCGGCTGGTCCCCCTCATGGCGGAGGGCAACCGGGCCAAGACCGCCTCCGCGCCGCTGACCCTGATCGTCACCGCGGACACCGACTTCCACGAGCATCTCCCGGCCACGTTCCCGCACAAGCGGGACGCGCGGGAGTCGCTGGCCGCGCACCCGGGCCGGGAGCGGATCGCGCGCTTCAACGCCAGCATCCAGCTCGGCTACCTCATCCTCGGCGTCCGCGCGATCGGCCTGGCCGCGGGCCCGATGGCCGGGTTCGACGCGGAGGGCGTCAAGAAGGAGTTCCTGGCCGATGGCAACCAGCAGCCGGTGGCCGTGGTGAACATCGGCCGCCCCGGCCCGGACGCCTGGTTCCCGCGGAACCCTCGCCTGGAGTACGAGCAGGTCGTCAGGACGATCTGA